A window of Bradyrhizobium sp. AZCC 1610 contains these coding sequences:
- a CDS encoding crotonase/enoyl-CoA hydratase family protein yields MSDAVLLEINDGIALVTLNRPDKLNALNYDLIDRLMAALDGIETDADTRAVILTGAGERAFSAGADIHEFSGSVRRGRDTAISDFVRRGQAMTARLEAFRKPVIAAVNGLAFGGGCEITEAVHLAIASERARFAKPEINLGMPPTFGGTQRLPRLAGRKCALELLLTGDPFSPQRALEIGLVNRVVPHDALLPAARELAGRIVRHSSLAVGGIITAVTRGLNMSIGEGLQVESEQFAAVVPTGDLGEGINAWIERRPPLYRGC; encoded by the coding sequence ATGTCCGACGCCGTGCTGCTCGAAATCAATGACGGGATCGCGCTGGTCACGCTCAACCGCCCTGACAAGCTCAATGCGCTGAACTACGATCTGATCGATCGCCTGATGGCGGCGCTGGATGGAATCGAGACGGACGCCGATACACGCGCCGTGATCCTGACCGGCGCGGGCGAACGCGCGTTCTCCGCGGGCGCCGATATCCACGAATTCTCCGGCAGCGTCCGTCGCGGTCGCGATACGGCCATCAGCGACTTCGTCCGGCGCGGCCAGGCGATGACCGCGCGGCTCGAAGCCTTCAGGAAGCCGGTGATCGCAGCCGTCAACGGGCTGGCGTTCGGCGGCGGATGCGAGATCACCGAGGCCGTGCATCTGGCCATCGCCAGTGAGCGCGCACGCTTCGCCAAGCCGGAAATCAATCTGGGCATGCCGCCGACCTTCGGCGGAACACAGCGGCTGCCGCGGCTCGCCGGGCGCAAGTGCGCGCTCGAACTGCTATTGACCGGCGATCCGTTCTCGCCGCAACGGGCGCTGGAGATCGGGCTGGTCAACAGGGTCGTGCCGCATGATGCCCTGCTGCCGGCCGCACGCGAGTTGGCGGGCCGTATCGTCAGGCATTCGTCGCTCGCGGTCGGCGGGATCATTACGGCGGTCACCCGCGGACTGAACATGAGCATCGGCGAAGGGCTGCAAGTCGAGAGCGAGCAATTCGCCGCTGTCGTTCCGACCGGCGATCTCGGCGAAGGCATCAATGCCTGGATCGAGCGCAGGCCACCGCTCTATCGCGGTTGCTGA
- a CDS encoding TetR/AcrR family transcriptional regulator, whose product MARSGIPTRERIISAASALFYNDGIRGVSVDAVAAKAGVTKRTLYYHFKSKDDLVAAYLAARDQPNLALFRQWFLEADGGLPARVEAIFRNLARSARHPKWKGCGFLRTSAELANMPGHPAIRIGAAHKKKFEEWLRAIFAAAGIAQAAQLARQILLLLDGSFAVVLLHRDPSYMETAGEAAHALIEAALPARARRRSRRPQ is encoded by the coding sequence ATGGCACGATCCGGAATCCCGACACGCGAGCGCATTATTTCGGCGGCGAGCGCGCTGTTCTACAATGACGGCATCAGGGGCGTCAGCGTCGATGCGGTGGCGGCGAAGGCCGGCGTTACCAAGCGCACGCTGTATTATCATTTCAAGAGCAAGGACGATCTGGTGGCGGCCTATCTCGCCGCCCGCGATCAGCCAAATCTCGCGCTGTTCCGGCAATGGTTTTTGGAAGCCGACGGTGGCTTGCCTGCCAGGGTCGAAGCAATCTTCCGCAATCTCGCCCGTTCGGCGCGGCATCCGAAGTGGAAGGGGTGCGGCTTCCTGCGCACGTCAGCCGAACTCGCCAACATGCCCGGCCATCCCGCGATCAGGATCGGCGCCGCGCACAAGAAGAAGTTCGAGGAATGGCTGCGTGCAATCTTTGCCGCAGCCGGGATCGCGCAGGCAGCGCAGCTCGCACGTCAGATATTGCTGCTGCTCGACGGCTCGTTTGCCGTCGTGCTGCTGCATCGCGATCCCAGCTATATGGAAACGGCGGGTGAGGCGGCGCATGCATTGATCGAGGCTGCGCTTCCCGCGCGGGCGAGGCGGCGTTCGAGGCGTCCGCAGTAG
- a CDS encoding HAD family hydrolase, with protein MTGKWNVGAVLLDMDGTLLDTERVYLDSLVAALKTHGYTDDTVTLCQAMVGLPGPECEAMLHARYGESFPLAEISRAFVSNRDQILKLGLPLKSGAVELLDALQGAECPMAIVTSSSLRTADSHLRLAGIRHRFETLLTCDDVARGKPSPDLYLLAAARFSLKPEVCVAVEDSNHGVTAAHAAGAITIMVPDMVTPTEESRARCAAIVPDLGAVLEVLRERGGFERRSS; from the coding sequence GTGACCGGCAAATGGAATGTCGGCGCCGTCCTGCTCGACATGGACGGCACGCTGCTCGACACCGAGCGCGTCTATCTCGACAGCCTGGTCGCGGCGCTGAAGACGCATGGCTACACCGACGATACTGTAACGCTGTGCCAGGCGATGGTCGGTCTTCCCGGTCCGGAATGCGAGGCCATGCTGCACGCGCGCTATGGGGAAAGCTTTCCGCTTGCGGAGATCAGCAGGGCTTTCGTCAGCAACCGCGATCAAATTCTTAAGCTTGGCCTGCCGCTGAAAAGCGGCGCGGTCGAACTGCTGGATGCGCTGCAAGGCGCCGAATGCCCGATGGCGATCGTCACCTCCTCGTCGCTGCGCACGGCCGATTCGCATCTGCGGCTTGCAGGCATTCGCCACCGCTTCGAAACGCTCCTGACCTGCGACGACGTCGCGCGCGGCAAGCCGAGCCCCGATCTCTATCTTCTGGCGGCGGCGCGGTTCAGCCTGAAGCCGGAAGTTTGCGTGGCGGTGGAGGATTCCAATCACGGCGTGACCGCTGCCCACGCCGCCGGCGCGATTACGATCATGGTGCCTGACATGGTGACGCCGACGGAAGAGTCGCGCGCGCGATGCGCCGCTATTGTGCCCGACCTCGGCGCCGTGCTCGAGGTGCTGCGCGAGCGCGGCGGGTTTGAACGCCGCTCGTCCTAG
- a CDS encoding glutathione S-transferase family protein codes for MYKLYSMQRSGNSYKVRLALALLNAPYQAIEVDILRGESRTPDFLEKNPSGQVPLLEVANGRYLAESNAILWYVCGGTSLAPESRVERAEALQWMFFEQHALEPNIGAAYFWLSLVKGGRDLQTHALEDWMERGYAALQVMENHLKSCAYFAAGQLTVADIALYGYTHLADRCDYDLATFPAIRAWLRRVEQTPGFVTMDWRPEAEVDDQASVAAGA; via the coding sequence ATGTACAAGCTCTATTCGATGCAGCGCTCCGGCAACAGCTACAAGGTCCGCCTTGCGCTGGCGCTGCTCAACGCGCCGTATCAGGCGATCGAAGTCGACATTCTCCGAGGCGAAAGCCGCACGCCGGATTTCCTGGAGAAGAATCCCAGCGGACAGGTGCCGCTGCTGGAAGTCGCCAACGGACGCTATCTCGCCGAGTCCAACGCCATCCTCTGGTATGTCTGCGGCGGCACTTCGCTGGCCCCGGAGTCGCGGGTCGAGCGCGCCGAAGCGCTGCAGTGGATGTTCTTCGAGCAGCACGCGCTCGAGCCCAATATCGGCGCCGCCTATTTCTGGCTGTCGCTGGTCAAGGGCGGCCGCGACCTGCAGACGCATGCACTGGAGGACTGGATGGAGCGCGGCTATGCCGCGCTGCAGGTGATGGAAAACCATCTCAAGAGCTGCGCCTATTTCGCCGCGGGACAACTGACGGTCGCCGATATCGCGCTGTACGGCTACACCCACCTCGCCGACCGCTGCGACTACGATCTGGCAACCTTCCCGGCCATCCGCGCCTGGCTGCGGCGGGTCGAGCAGACCCCCGGCTTCGTGACCATGGACTGGCGGCCGGAGGCCGAGGTCGACGACCAGGCCAGCGTCGCCGCCGGCGCATAA
- a CDS encoding aldo/keto reductase, with protein sequence MQIRNLGGSGLRVSAVGLGCNNFGQRTDLETSRKVIHKAIDLGITLFDTADIYAGMGGSETVLGTVLGDRRKDIVLATKYAKPMSNDGTRQGASRRYIMSAVEASLTRLKTDYIDLYQQHDYDSLTPMEETLRALDDLVRQGKVRYIGNSNFPAWRIAEAEMLARQMNVNRFVSCQDEYSLVVRGIEKDLLPAATEYRLGLLPFFPLASGLLTGKYKRGAAVPDDTRFAKAPALKDRYVTPRNEDIVEKLQAFAQARGHTMLELAFSWLASRPQISSVIAGATRVEQVEQNVKAIGWTLSAEELAEIDGITK encoded by the coding sequence ATGCAAATTCGCAACCTCGGCGGCTCCGGCCTGCGCGTTTCCGCCGTCGGCCTCGGCTGCAACAATTTCGGCCAGCGCACCGATCTGGAAACCTCGCGCAAGGTGATCCACAAGGCGATCGACCTCGGCATCACCCTGTTCGACACCGCCGACATCTATGCCGGCATGGGCGGCTCCGAGACCGTGCTGGGCACCGTCCTCGGCGACCGCCGCAAGGACATCGTGCTGGCGACGAAATATGCCAAACCCATGAGCAATGACGGCACCAGGCAGGGCGCCTCGCGCCGCTACATCATGTCCGCGGTCGAGGCCAGCCTGACGCGGCTGAAGACCGACTACATCGATCTCTACCAGCAGCATGACTACGATTCCTTGACGCCGATGGAAGAGACGCTGCGCGCGCTGGACGACCTCGTCCGCCAGGGCAAGGTCCGCTACATCGGCAATTCGAACTTTCCGGCGTGGCGGATCGCGGAAGCGGAAATGCTGGCGCGGCAGATGAACGTCAACCGCTTCGTCTCCTGCCAGGACGAATACAGCCTCGTGGTGCGCGGCATCGAGAAGGACCTGCTACCCGCAGCAACGGAATACCGGCTCGGCCTGCTGCCGTTCTTCCCGCTGGCGAGCGGCCTCCTCACCGGCAAGTACAAGCGCGGCGCCGCCGTCCCCGACGACACCCGCTTCGCCAAGGCGCCTGCGTTGAAGGACCGCTACGTCACCCCGCGTAATGAAGACATCGTCGAAAAACTGCAGGCGTTTGCGCAGGCCCGCGGCCACACCATGCTGGAGCTCGCCTTCTCCTGGCTGGCATCGCGCCCGCAAATCTCGAGCGTCATCGCCGGCGCGACGCGTGTCGAACAGGTCGAGCAGAACGTGAAAGCGATCGGCTGGACACTGAGCGCGGAGGAGTTGGCGGAGATCGACGGGATTACGAAGTGA
- a CDS encoding glutathione S-transferase family protein, giving the protein MPLKLYELVGTDPSRPFSPFCWRTRMALAHKGLSAETIPWCFTDKQAIAPYGSEKVPVLLDGENAVVDSWTIATYLEDQYPDRPSLFGGEGGRAVGRMLNWWGDGVIGGMFPLIIADIPLNLKPEDAAYFRKTREARFGKPLEETMASRDRAVEGFRKSLDPLRLTLRTQPFLGGSAANYADYIVFGAFQWARVVSPFKLLMEDDPVYAWRERLFDAFDGLARKSPSYHG; this is encoded by the coding sequence ATGCCACTCAAACTCTATGAACTCGTCGGCACTGACCCATCCCGCCCGTTCAGCCCGTTCTGCTGGCGGACCCGGATGGCGCTGGCGCACAAGGGACTGTCGGCGGAAACCATCCCGTGGTGCTTCACCGATAAGCAAGCGATCGCGCCGTACGGTTCGGAAAAAGTGCCGGTGCTGCTCGACGGCGAAAATGCGGTCGTCGATTCCTGGACGATCGCCACCTATCTCGAAGACCAGTATCCGGACCGGCCGTCGCTGTTCGGCGGCGAGGGCGGCCGCGCCGTGGGGCGGATGCTGAACTGGTGGGGCGACGGGGTGATCGGCGGCATGTTTCCGCTGATCATTGCCGACATCCCGCTCAACCTGAAGCCGGAGGACGCGGCCTATTTCCGCAAGACGCGCGAGGCGCGCTTCGGCAAGCCGCTGGAAGAAACCATGGCCAGCCGCGACAGGGCGGTCGAAGGCTTTCGCAAGTCGCTCGACCCGCTGCGGCTGACATTGCGGACGCAGCCCTTCCTCGGCGGCTCTGCTGCGAACTATGCGGACTATATCGTGTTCGGCGCGTTCCAGTGGGCGCGGGTGGTCAGTCCGTTCAAGCTGCTGATGGAAGACGATCCGGTTTATGCCTGGCGCGAGCGGCTGTTCGATGCGTTCGATGGACTGGCGCGGAAGTCGCCAAGCTATCACGGGTAG
- a CDS encoding GNAT family N-acetyltransferase has protein sequence MSGDLTIRFVTRQDYGRWLPLWEGYNAFYGRSGPTALAPEITAMTWARFFDAYEPVHALVAESGGELLGLTHYLFHRSTTAIEPTCYLQDLFTDVAARGKGVGRALINGVYDQAKLAGSSRVYWQTHETNHTAMQLYDKVAERSGFVVYRKLF, from the coding sequence ATGTCCGGCGACCTCACCATCCGCTTCGTCACCCGTCAGGACTACGGGCGATGGCTTCCGCTGTGGGAAGGCTACAACGCCTTCTACGGCCGCTCGGGGCCGACCGCGCTTGCGCCCGAGATCACGGCGATGACGTGGGCGCGTTTCTTCGACGCCTACGAGCCGGTGCATGCGCTGGTCGCCGAGAGCGGCGGCGAACTGCTTGGGTTGACGCACTATCTGTTTCACCGCAGCACCACCGCGATCGAGCCGACGTGCTATCTGCAGGACCTCTTCACCGACGTGGCGGCGCGCGGCAAGGGCGTCGGCCGCGCCTTGATCAACGGCGTGTACGACCAGGCGAAGCTCGCGGGATCTTCCCGCGTCTATTGGCAGACCCACGAGACCAACCACACCGCGATGCAGCTTTACGACAAGGTGGCGGAGCGTTCCGGCTTCGTCGTTTACCGCAAGCTGTTCTGA
- a CDS encoding DUF1800 domain-containing protein: MARDSQAALVALNRFGLGARGGASGDFPNAASDPRGFVKAELARPNGVLLEVPGLQSTPALGKAVFDYQFEIQQARDAAAKQATPAPATEGQPPADAKAQRRNLSLNSIAMDMAPREPSKEPPAKPPENPDAAMTPTETMRPNAPKPPPPPLNVIQKTFRAEALARLQRAIMADCGFGERLVVFWSNHFCISANKGGPARMWAGSFEREAIRPYVLGRFADMLKAVEQHPAMLFFLDNQQSLGPDSRAGKNRNRGLNENLAREILELHTLGVGGGYSQDDVTSLANIITGWTYAGRLGQLGPPGSFVFNANAHQPGAQRVMGKIYDAPGVAQGEAVLTDIARHPSTAKFIAGKFARHFVADDPPPGLVARLAGVFTKTDGDLKALATALVDSDDAWKAPLAKMRSPYEFLVAAGRLLAQIPNDPGRYLSGLNALGQPLWAPAGPNGFPDTNAAWAAPEGIKLRLDLSAQIASRLADGVDPRDLLELVAADAASSETRRTVERAESRQQALALLLMSPEFQRR; this comes from the coding sequence ATGGCCCGCGATTCGCAAGCCGCCCTCGTTGCGCTCAATCGCTTCGGACTAGGCGCGCGCGGCGGGGCGTCCGGCGATTTTCCCAATGCGGCCTCCGATCCGCGCGGCTTCGTCAAGGCAGAACTCGCCCGGCCCAATGGCGTGCTGCTCGAAGTGCCGGGATTGCAGTCGACACCGGCGCTCGGCAAGGCCGTGTTCGACTATCAGTTCGAGATTCAGCAGGCCCGCGATGCAGCTGCCAAGCAGGCCACGCCGGCGCCCGCCACCGAAGGTCAACCGCCAGCGGATGCGAAGGCGCAGCGGCGGAACCTTTCGCTCAACAGCATCGCCATGGATATGGCGCCCAGAGAACCGTCAAAGGAACCGCCGGCGAAGCCGCCGGAAAATCCCGATGCGGCCATGACGCCCACTGAGACGATGCGGCCCAATGCGCCAAAACCGCCACCGCCGCCGCTGAACGTCATCCAGAAGACCTTTCGCGCCGAGGCGCTGGCGCGGCTGCAACGCGCCATCATGGCCGATTGCGGATTTGGCGAGCGGCTGGTGGTGTTCTGGTCCAATCATTTCTGCATTTCCGCCAACAAGGGCGGGCCGGCGCGGATGTGGGCCGGCTCGTTCGAGCGCGAGGCGATCCGCCCCTATGTGCTCGGGCGTTTCGCCGACATGCTGAAGGCGGTCGAGCAGCATCCGGCGATGCTGTTCTTTCTCGACAACCAGCAATCGCTGGGCCCGGATTCGCGCGCCGGGAAAAACCGCAACCGGGGACTGAACGAAAACCTCGCCCGCGAAATCCTCGAACTGCATACGCTCGGCGTCGGCGGCGGCTATTCGCAGGACGACGTGACGTCGCTGGCAAACATCATCACGGGCTGGACCTACGCTGGGAGGCTGGGCCAGTTGGGGCCGCCCGGCAGCTTCGTGTTCAACGCCAATGCGCATCAGCCGGGTGCGCAGCGGGTAATGGGAAAAATCTACGACGCTCCCGGCGTCGCGCAGGGCGAAGCGGTGCTGACCGATATCGCGCGGCATCCCTCGACCGCGAAATTCATTGCCGGCAAATTCGCGCGTCACTTCGTGGCCGACGATCCGCCACCGGGATTGGTGGCACGGCTCGCCGGTGTCTTCACGAAAACCGACGGCGATCTCAAGGCGCTGGCGACAGCGCTGGTGGATTCCGATGACGCCTGGAAGGCGCCGCTTGCGAAGATGCGCTCGCCTTACGAATTTCTGGTCGCGGCCGGCCGGTTGTTGGCGCAGATCCCGAACGATCCCGGCCGCTATCTCTCCGGCCTCAACGCGCTGGGCCAGCCGCTGTGGGCGCCCGCCGGGCCGAACGGTTTTCCCGATACGAACGCCGCCTGGGCGGCGCCGGAAGGCATCAAGCTGCGGCTCGATCTATCAGCGCAGATCGCCTCACGGCTCGCCGACGGCGTCGATCCGCGCGACCTGCTCGAACTCGTTGCCGCGGATGCGGCATCATCAGAGACACGACGAACCGTCGAGCGCGCGGAATCGCGGCAGCAGGCGCTGGCGCTGTTGCTGATGTCGCCGGAATTCCAGAGGAGATGA
- a CDS encoding PAS-domain containing protein, protein MQLNWRAISGPALTIVTALVAFLVDRHFVPVPNPAPLFVCIVALAASVSGIVSGMASAAIAVASSALFFLNHRAAPGYDMSDLARMLLLAVTAGGTALITGLLRQKWVDAFAWDKKHHATADRLSAALDQVDIGIVLLDADTRAEFINRAFRDYFALSDEQADSKPPFIALMYHGRDTGAWQLPEDELSAFIAKRTEMIRTGDSTPININLADGQVLRFICTALPDGGRMLSYTPVTDLVRHSDDPDSADYYRALRGSYRSLAHHLGAAE, encoded by the coding sequence ATGCAGTTGAACTGGCGCGCAATCTCCGGTCCGGCTCTTACGATAGTGACGGCGCTGGTCGCCTTCCTGGTCGACCGACATTTCGTTCCGGTCCCCAATCCCGCGCCGCTGTTCGTCTGCATCGTCGCGCTTGCCGCCTCCGTCAGCGGCATCGTCTCCGGCATGGCCAGCGCCGCCATTGCGGTGGCATCTTCCGCGCTGTTCTTCCTCAATCACCGCGCCGCGCCTGGTTACGACATGTCGGACCTGGCGCGCATGCTGCTGCTGGCAGTCACCGCCGGCGGCACCGCGCTCATCACCGGCCTGTTGCGGCAGAAATGGGTCGATGCGTTCGCATGGGACAAGAAGCATCATGCCACCGCCGACCGCCTGTCGGCTGCGCTCGATCAGGTCGATATCGGCATCGTGCTGCTCGATGCCGATACCCGCGCCGAATTCATCAACCGCGCCTTCCGCGATTATTTCGCGCTGTCGGACGAGCAGGCCGACAGCAAGCCGCCCTTCATCGCGCTTATGTATCACGGCCGCGACACCGGCGCCTGGCAACTGCCTGAGGACGAGCTGAGCGCGTTCATTGCCAAGCGCACCGAAATGATCCGGACGGGCGATTCCACTCCGATCAACATCAATCTCGCCGACGGACAGGTGCTGCGCTTCATCTGCACGGCGCTGCCCGATGGCGGACGCATGCTGAGCTATACACCGGTCACCGACCTCGTTCGCCACAGCGACGATCCCGACAGCGCCGACTACTACCGCGCGTTACGCGGCAGCTATCGCAGCCTTGCCCACCACCTCGGCGCCGCGGAATAA
- a CDS encoding DUF1501 domain-containing protein, whose amino-acid sequence METTMGCCESLASSVISRRGVLLGGASFAAWAYLPKFARAADGRDPRLVVVILRGALDGLATVAPIGDPDYAGLHGAIALSSSGPNAALPLDNFFSLHPAMPEFSRMYREKKAAVIHAVATSYRDRSHFDGQDVLESGFAGPGRVQSGWLNRALEGLPKGERVTSALAVGPTTPLVLRGAAPTVGWAPVAVPQAAEDTAMRLLELYQHRDPALASALKQGLALDKAAQGDDMKPKPGTTGAGAMRLVARGAAKLMAADDGPRIGALAFDGWDTHANEGGPVGRLAQLLGGLDGALAEFETGLGPRWRDTVIVVATEFGRTARINGTQGTDHGTGTIALLAGGAVKGGRVIANWPGLKPANLYQGRDLAPTTDLRAVMKGVLKDQFGLAERVLAESVFPDSAGVKPMQGLVG is encoded by the coding sequence ATGGAAACGACAATGGGTTGCTGTGAAAGCCTGGCGTCATCGGTAATCTCGCGGCGTGGCGTGTTGCTCGGCGGCGCCTCCTTTGCGGCATGGGCCTACTTGCCGAAATTTGCGCGCGCCGCCGACGGCCGCGATCCGCGGCTGGTGGTCGTCATCCTGCGCGGCGCGCTGGACGGGCTCGCCACTGTCGCGCCGATCGGCGATCCCGATTATGCCGGCCTGCACGGTGCGATCGCGTTGTCGTCGAGCGGCCCGAACGCGGCTTTGCCGCTCGACAATTTCTTTTCGCTGCATCCGGCGATGCCGGAATTTTCGCGGATGTATCGCGAGAAGAAGGCTGCCGTGATTCACGCGGTGGCGACGTCCTATCGCGACCGTTCGCATTTCGACGGCCAGGACGTGCTCGAGAGCGGCTTTGCAGGTCCCGGCCGGGTGCAGTCCGGCTGGCTCAACCGCGCGCTGGAAGGCCTGCCGAAAGGCGAGCGGGTGACGAGCGCGCTGGCGGTCGGCCCGACCACGCCGCTGGTGCTGCGTGGTGCTGCGCCAACCGTCGGCTGGGCGCCGGTCGCGGTGCCGCAGGCTGCGGAAGATACGGCGATGCGGCTCCTCGAACTTTATCAGCACCGCGATCCCGCGCTGGCGAGCGCGTTGAAGCAGGGCCTCGCTCTCGACAAGGCCGCGCAAGGCGACGACATGAAGCCGAAGCCCGGCACCACTGGCGCCGGCGCGATGCGGCTGGTGGCGCGCGGCGCCGCAAAACTGATGGCCGCCGACGACGGTCCGCGGATCGGTGCGCTCGCTTTCGACGGCTGGGACACGCACGCCAACGAAGGCGGGCCGGTCGGGCGGCTGGCGCAACTGCTCGGCGGTCTCGACGGCGCGCTGGCGGAGTTCGAAACCGGGCTGGGACCACGCTGGCGCGACACCGTAATTGTGGTCGCCACCGAATTCGGCCGCACCGCGCGCATCAACGGCACGCAGGGCACCGATCACGGCACCGGCACCATCGCGCTGCTCGCCGGCGGCGCGGTGAAAGGCGGGCGCGTGATCGCGAACTGGCCGGGGCTGAAGCCCGCCAACCTCTATCAGGGCCGCGATCTCGCGCCGACCACCGATCTGCGTGCGGTGATGAAGGGCGTGCTGAAGGATCAGTTCGGGCTGGCGGAACGCGTGCTGGCGGAGTCCGTGTTCCCGGACAGTGCTGGAGTGAAGCCGATGCAGGGGTTGGTGGGGTAG
- a CDS encoding PQQ-dependent sugar dehydrogenase encodes MKTPVGLVTAALAVAILLAVSFLIATGTRGQEQAFGSSAGELEVRTIARGLANPWALAFLPDGKMLVTERAGRMRIVSAEGQVSPPLKGVPDVWASGQGGLHDVIIDKSFAQNRTLYFCFAERTEGGGRTTTARAKLNDGNGRLDEVKIIFRQQGPLSSGNHYGCRIAQADDGNLFVALGDHFTYRDQAQNLGNHLGKIVRIAPDGSVPPGNPFAGRADAKPEIWSYGHRNIQALAINPTTSEPWEIEHGPRGGDEVNVVGKGKNYGWPVIGYGIDYSGAKIHNSTTKDGMEQPLKYWVPSIAPSGMAFYTGKLFPKWNGSLFTGALRSAMLVRLTLNGNAVTSEERLLENLHERIRDVRQGPDGALWLLTDSSNGRVLRVTPAAK; translated from the coding sequence ATGAAAACACCTGTCGGCCTTGTGACCGCCGCCCTGGCGGTCGCGATCCTGCTCGCAGTCTCGTTCCTGATCGCCACCGGCACCCGCGGCCAGGAGCAAGCATTTGGTTCGTCGGCGGGCGAACTCGAAGTCCGGACCATCGCCAGGGGCCTCGCTAATCCCTGGGCGCTGGCGTTCCTGCCCGACGGCAAGATGCTGGTGACCGAGCGGGCGGGCCGCATGCGCATCGTCAGCGCGGAAGGACAGGTCTCGCCGCCGCTCAAGGGCGTGCCTGACGTTTGGGCCTCGGGCCAAGGCGGCCTGCATGACGTTATCATCGACAAATCCTTTGCGCAGAATAGGACCCTCTATTTCTGCTTCGCCGAACGCACCGAGGGCGGCGGGCGCACCACGACTGCGCGCGCCAAACTGAACGACGGCAACGGCCGCCTCGACGAGGTCAAGATCATCTTCCGCCAGCAAGGGCCGCTGTCTTCGGGAAATCACTATGGCTGCCGCATCGCACAGGCCGACGACGGCAATCTGTTCGTGGCGCTCGGCGATCACTTCACCTACCGCGACCAAGCGCAGAATCTCGGCAACCATCTCGGCAAGATAGTCCGTATCGCGCCCGACGGATCGGTACCCCCGGGCAATCCGTTCGCGGGCCGCGCCGATGCCAAGCCGGAAATCTGGAGTTACGGGCACCGCAACATACAGGCACTTGCGATCAATCCGACGACCAGTGAGCCCTGGGAAATCGAGCATGGCCCGCGCGGCGGTGACGAGGTCAATGTTGTCGGCAAGGGCAAGAATTACGGCTGGCCGGTGATCGGCTACGGCATCGATTACTCCGGCGCGAAAATCCACAACAGCACGACCAAGGACGGCATGGAGCAGCCGCTCAAATACTGGGTGCCGTCGATCGCGCCGTCCGGCATGGCCTTCTACACCGGAAAGCTGTTTCCGAAATGGAACGGCAGCCTGTTCACCGGCGCGTTGCGCAGCGCGATGCTGGTGCGGCTGACGCTGAACGGAAACGCCGTAACGTCGGAGGAACGCCTGCTGGAGAACCTGCACGAGCGTATCAGGGACGTCCGCCAGGGACCGGACGGCGCGCTGTGGCTGCTCACAGATAGTTCGAACGGACGGGTATTGCGGGTGACGCCGGCCGCGAAGTGA
- a CDS encoding DMT family protein encodes MPTVSPTLLPILMLFASNVFMTFAWYGHLKFKESPLALVVLASWGIAFVEYWLAVPANRWGSAVYSAAQLKTMQEVITLVVFACFSVLYLKEPLAWNHALGFACIAFGAFLIFHKW; translated from the coding sequence ATGCCCACTGTTTCCCCGACGCTGTTGCCAATCCTGATGCTGTTTGCCTCCAACGTCTTCATGACCTTTGCCTGGTACGGCCACCTGAAATTCAAGGAGAGCCCGCTGGCGCTGGTCGTGCTGGCGAGCTGGGGGATCGCCTTCGTCGAATACTGGCTGGCGGTGCCAGCCAACCGCTGGGGCAGCGCGGTGTACTCGGCGGCGCAACTCAAGACCATGCAGGAGGTGATCACGCTGGTGGTGTTCGCCTGCTTCTCGGTGCTCTATCTGAAGGAGCCGCTGGCGTGGAATCACGCGCTCGGCTTCGCCTGCATCGCCTTCGGCGCGTTTCTAATCTTTCACAAATGGTGA
- a CDS encoding endonuclease domain-containing protein, producing the protein MRGRNEKTIRIARRLRVNQTDAETVLWNRIRNRQIDGHKFARQVPISGYICDFVCRELNLIVEVDGGQHNESAVDAVRDRRLTDDGYRVLRFWNNDVLGNTDGVLTTLQAELSDRASRFS; encoded by the coding sequence ATGCGCGGCCGCAATGAAAAAACCATCCGAATCGCAAGACGGCTGCGCGTCAATCAGACAGACGCGGAAACGGTACTCTGGAATCGCATCCGCAACCGGCAGATCGACGGACACAAGTTCGCACGGCAAGTACCCATCAGCGGTTACATCTGCGACTTCGTTTGCCGTGAACTCAATCTGATTGTCGAGGTCGATGGCGGACAGCACAATGAATCAGCGGTGGATGCCGTGCGCGATCGTCGTTTGACCGATGACGGCTACAGGGTGCTTCGCTTCTGGAATAATGACGTGCTCGGCAATACCGACGGCGTTCTGACGACGCTTCAAGCGGAACTCTCGGATCGAGCCTCTCGCTTCTCTTAA